One genomic segment of Anguilla anguilla isolate fAngAng1 chromosome 2, fAngAng1.pri, whole genome shotgun sequence includes these proteins:
- the LOC118221211 gene encoding LOW QUALITY PROTEIN: ras and Rab interactor 2-like (The sequence of the model RefSeq protein was modified relative to this genomic sequence to represent the inferred CDS: deleted 1 base in 1 codon), whose amino-acid sequence MAADALTEPGRLDRSGSFFKLIDSFALEIGELKQEMVQTAAPSDRGPDAEVLQGLEGEVSGVYLQSPPCTGSVGVRDSGYDSLRRRMSVLDRLTQTHPVWLLLSLSDEEAARILLRQPPGMFLVRKSSTLQRKVLSLRVDDASGPPVCDFPMKESQYTFSLEGSGISFADLFRLVAFYCISRDVLPFTLRIPEAIAAAKTQADLEEVAQLGAVFWDSPLCSRRRSSGSLPRTAVQGNVQLRRPPEGQTPPHPPPTAPRPRTPSQSSGALCFVNPLFLQAHRGEGDPRPAGPPGAVAVTPGNSSASSGGSQTVRKLRPPPPRPPPPRTLPRRPPPPPKQRSMPEATGWARHQPENHQQQEQQPQNQQQQQQPQNQEQQQQPLQTRRSFMGSKLSGRSSSSSSASSSPPKKVSAPIPVPPPRMKKQVSAPDLDGHRCQIALEDQTIEQALSRSRAKVLLRVPAVDHGSPSPPGGGGTELRRAGGEGEGEEEEEGRGGGRGQRLSDMSISTSSSDSLDFTHGFSLPEPDPAGRRDSSEEEDEEEEEDYGVSVESDQEGLHPHPPFNKSFRKRRGGGGGGGGGGVGGSPAFILPQALKGHLRKMSGVFNSFMTPERRAVRRIAELSRDKGSYFGCLVRDYVGFLQENAGCHTSGLDLLQTLRQFVTQMKAYLCQSSELDPPIESLIPEDQIDQVLEKAMHKCVLKPLKGVVDAALRDFQVSSGAWQQLRENLALAKAKRPQELGVDGALPPDPVAIEKIRHKFHNMCKMYSPEKKVTLLLRVCKLIYTIMEDNSGRMYGADDFLPMLTYVLAQCDMPQLDAEIQYMMELLDPSLLHGEGGYYLTSAYGAMSLIRNFQEEQAARVLSSETRDTLHQWHRRRTAQRTIPSVDDFQNYLRVALQEVDSGCTAKTLLVQPYSTTEEVCLLCAHKFKVPDPENHALFLLTEETGQQLAPDTHPQKIKAEIHSRPHTQPFHFVYRRVPNLNLQASADQQNGNLLPN is encoded by the exons ATGGCTGCCGACGCACTGACCGAGCCCGGCAGACTGGACAGGAGCGGCAGCTTCTTtaag CTGATCGACTCGTTCGCCTTGGAGATCGGGGAGCTGAAGCAGGAGATGGTGCAGACGGCCGCGCCCTCGGACCGGGGCCCGGACGCCGAGGTCCTGCAGGG gttggAGGGGGAGGTGAGCGGGGTGTACCTGCAGTCC CCCCCCTGCACCGGCTCGGTGGGGGTGCGGGACTCCGGGTACGACTCCCTGCGCAGACGCATGAGCGTGCTGGACCGACTGACGCAGACGCACCCCGTCTGGCTGCTGCTGTCGCTAAGCGACGAGGAGGCTGCCCGGATACTGCTGCGGCAGCCGCCGGGG atgtttttggTGAGGAAGTCGTCCACGCTTCAGAGGAAGGTGCTTTCCCTGCGCGTCGACGATGCGTCTGGGCCTCCAGTCTGCGACTTCCCCATGAAGGAGAGCCAGTACA CATTTTCTCTGGAGGGTTCTGGCATCAGCTTCGCGGACCTCTTTCGCCTGGTGGCCTTCTACTGCATCAGCAG ggacgTCCTGCCTTTCACCTTGAGGATTCCGGAAGCCATCGCTGCGGCCAAGACCCAGGCGGACCTGGAGGAGGTGGCCCAGCTGGGCGCAG TGTTTTGGGACTCCCCCCTGTGCAGCCGGAGGAGGAGCTCAGGGTCCCTGCCCCGCACGGCGGTCCAGGGCAACGTACAGCTGAGACGCCCGCCGGAGGGACAgacgcccccccatcccccccccacggccccGCGGCCCCGCACCCCGTCCCAGTCCAGCGGGGCTCTCTGCTTCGTCAACCCCCTCTTCCTGCAGGCCCACCGCGGCGAGGGGGACCCCAGACCGGCGGGGCCGCCCGGCGCAGTCGCCGTCACCCCCGGCAACAGCAGCGCCAGCAGCGGCGGGAGCCAAACCGTCAGGAAGCtgcgcccccctccaccccgcccgccgcccccccgcacGCTACCCCGccggccgccccccccgcccaagcAGAGGAGCATGCCTGAAGCGACCGGCTGGGCCAGGCACCAGCCCGAAAATCACCAGCAACAAGAGCAGCAGCCACaaaatcagcagcagcagcaacagccaCAAAatcaggagcagcagcagcagcccctaCAAACACGCCGAAGCTTCATGGGCTCCAAGCTCAGCGgccgctcctcttcctcatcctccgcCTCGTCCTCCCCGCCCAAAAAGGTCAGCGCGCCCATCCCGGTGCCCCCGCCCCGCATGAAGAAGCAGGTGAGCGCCCCCGACCTGGACGGGCACCGCTGCCAGATCGCCCTGGAGGACCAGACCATCGAGCAGGCCCTGTCCCGCAGCCGGGCCAAGGTGCTCCTCAGGGTCCCCGCCGTGGACCACggcagccccagcccccccggggggggcgggacggagCTGCGGAGAgcgggcggggagggggagggggaggaggaggaggagggccggggcgggggccggggccaGAGGCTGAGCGACATGAgcatctccacctcctcctccgacTCGCTGGACTTCACCCACGGCTTCTCCCTGCCGGAACCCGACCCGGCCGGCCGCCGCGACAGcagcgaggaagaggacgaggaagaggaggaggactaCGGCGTGAGCGTGGAGAGCGACCAGGAGgggctccacccccacccccccttcaacAAGTCCTTCAGGaagcggcgcggcggcggcggcggcggcggtgggggcGGAGTCGGCGGCAGCCCCGCCTTCATCCTGCCCCAGGCGCTGAAGGGCCACCTGCGCAAGATGAGCGGCGTCTTCAACTCCTTCATGACGCCGGAGAGGCGGGCGGTGCGCCGCATCGCCGAGCTGTCCCGGGACAAGGGCTCCTACTTCGGCTGCCTGGTGCGGGACTACGTGGGCTTCCTGCAGGAGAACGCGGGCTGCCACACCTCCGGCCTGGACCTGCTGCAGACGCTGCGCCAGTTCGTCACGCAGATGAAGGCCTACCTGTGCCAGAGCTCCGAGCTGGACCCGCCCATCGAGTCCCTCATCCCCGAGGACCAGATCG acCAGGTGCTGGAGAAGGCCATGCACAAGTGCGTGCTGAAGCCGCTGAAGGGCGTGGTGGACGCGGCTCTGCGGGACTTCCAGGTGAGCAGCGGGGCGTGGCAGCAGCTGCGGGAGAACCTGGCGCTGGCCAAGGCCAAGCGGCCGCAGGAGCTGGGCGTGGACGGCGCCCTCCCGCCCGACCCCGTCGCCATCGAGAAGATCCGCCACAAGTTCCACAACATGTGCAAGATGTACTCGCCCGAGAAGAAGGTCACGCTGCTGCTCCGGGTCTGCAAGCTCATCTACACCATCATGGAGGACAACTCAG GGAGGATGTACGGGGCGGATGACTTCCTGCCCATGCTGACCTACGTCCTGGCGCAGTGCGACATGCCCCAGCTGGACGCTGAGATCCAGTACATGATGGAGCTGCTGGATCCGTCTCTGCTGCACGGAGAAG gcGGGTACTACCTGACCAGCGCATACGGCGCCATGTCGCTGATCCGGAACTTCCAGGAGGAGCAGGCGGCCCGCGTGCTGAGCTCAGAGACCCGGGACACGCTGCACCAGTGGCACCGCCGCCGCACCGCGCAGCGCACCATCCCCTCCGTGGACGACTTCCAG AACTACCTGCGCGTGGCCCTACAGGAAGTGGACAGCGGCTGCACAGCTAAGACGCTGCTGGTGCAGCCCTACTCCACCACCGAGGAGGTGTGCCTGCTCTGCGCCCACAAGTTCAAGGTGCCCGACCCCGAGAACCACGCCCTGTTCCTCCTGACGGAGGAGACCGGCCAGCAGCTGGCGCCGGACACGCACCCGCAGAAGATCAAGGCGGAGATCCACAGCCGGCCGCACACCCAGCCCTTCCACTTCGTGTACCGTCGCGTGCCCAACCTCAACCTGCAGGCGTCCGCCGACCAGCAGAACGGAAACCTGCTGCCCAACTGA